The DNA window GCAAGAGCGTTTTACTTTTTATCGCAAGTAAAGTTGCAGCCATAACAAGGTATTCACTCGCCTCGTTTAACTCCAGAACTTGCATCGCGCGTATGTGTTCCATATACTGTGTAGTAATCTGGGAAACAGGAATATCGTAAATATCAATTTCCAAACGGTGGATTAAATGCAATAATAAATCAAGAGGACCTTCAAACGCCTCTACTTTCACTTCGTAAGACATGTTTATACCACCTGACTGTTAAAATACTCATCTATCCCGATTAATGGGCAATTATTCTTTATTATAGTAGAAAGGGGATCAAAATGCATCCACTTCAACATCCACTGTTTATTCAGTACATCGTAAATTTTAATTTAGAAAAAGATTTTTTCGAATGCCATGAAGTCGGCGAAGACTACTGGAAGCTAGTTGCACCGAAAGATAAAATGCATCCCCTTACCGGCTGGATTCAATTAGCGGTTGGTATGTACCATTGGCGAAGAAGCAATTATCCAGGTGCTTTACGCTCATTTATTCGAGCTAAAGTAAAGTTATCTGAAGGAGGCGTTTGGGTTGAGGGGTTTGATCATGAAAAGCTAATAGGCATTTTAACTTATTCGATCAAAGCTGTTACACAACGACAGCCTTTTGTCGTACAAGAAGTGCCGGTTGTTTCTGATGAGTTATTAAAAGCAGTTGAAATGTACTGCTCTGATAACCCTTTACCTCCACAAGACCCATATTTTCTTATGCACAAACATAGACTTCGCGATCGATCTGCTATCATTAGTTTGCGTGAACAAAAAAAAAGGCGAAACCTTTAATCTAAATTAAAGGTCGCCTTTTTTTACTGGACATTTTTTTAGAAACGCTTCAGTTTCATCTGTTGAAAGCATTTCTCGATCTTGCATCATATTCTGTATTTTCCCGATCATTTCATGACCGATTCCTTCTCCCCGATGTGATGGGTTTACAGAAATATGGTGAATTGTATAAGACTCTTCTTCGACTTTGACGCCCAATAAGCCAACAAAATCATCTTCTTTTTTCCAAAGGAACAATTGCCAATCCGGATTTTCTTCATAAATATGCATGGTCTGCTGAAGTTTTTTCAGCTCTCGTTCTTTCGGCATGAAAGA is part of the Planococcus sp. PAMC 21323 genome and encodes:
- a CDS encoding GNAT family N-acetyltransferase; amino-acid sequence: MLFRYKKSFEKIAMGLMSFMPKERELKKLQQTMHIYEENPDWQLFLWKKEDDFVGLLGVKVEEESYTIHHISVNPSHRGEGIGHEMIGKIQNMMQDREMLSTDETEAFLKKCPVKKGDL
- a CDS encoding DUF309 domain-containing protein — encoded protein: MHPLQHPLFIQYIVNFNLEKDFFECHEVGEDYWKLVAPKDKMHPLTGWIQLAVGMYHWRRSNYPGALRSFIRAKVKLSEGGVWVEGFDHEKLIGILTYSIKAVTQRQPFVVQEVPVVSDELLKAVEMYCSDNPLPPQDPYFLMHKHRLRDRSAIISLREQKKRRNL